A genomic segment from Gracilimonas sediminicola encodes:
- a CDS encoding MlaD family protein yields MSNELKIGITVVVAIIVAFIGYRVMKDIPLFRTSTTIYTKFDQVYGLIPGNVVNVKGFKIGSVKQMELLVSDSTLVTMNIEEGYQIPKGSIAVLKSSGVLGGKFIEIQKADSTEMVPHQGSIEGVFEQGMMDTFAEEGEKLSTDISASIRGVEKLVTSLNETLDDENKENITGIIRNLQSSTGSLNQLIQSKQSDLDAMITSAKQTMQNMDDLSSENKEKLNSLITNLEATSAELETLSSGLNETNLTLNEVLTKINNGEGTLGKMVNDPSLYNNVDSLSFNLNRLIKNMNDEPGKYLKHMRLIEVF; encoded by the coding sequence GTGTCCAACGAACTAAAAATAGGGATTACGGTAGTAGTGGCTATTATTGTAGCCTTTATCGGCTACCGGGTAATGAAAGACATCCCCCTGTTTCGTACTTCCACCACTATCTATACGAAGTTTGATCAGGTATATGGGCTCATTCCCGGAAATGTGGTGAATGTGAAAGGCTTCAAAATTGGAAGTGTGAAACAAATGGAGCTGTTGGTTTCAGACTCTACCCTGGTAACTATGAATATTGAAGAAGGCTACCAAATACCCAAAGGTTCTATTGCGGTGTTAAAATCCAGCGGTGTGCTCGGAGGGAAATTTATCGAAATTCAGAAAGCCGACTCTACTGAAATGGTTCCGCATCAAGGATCCATAGAAGGCGTTTTTGAACAGGGTATGATGGATACCTTTGCTGAAGAAGGGGAAAAACTCAGTACCGATATATCTGCCTCCATCCGTGGAGTGGAAAAGCTGGTAACCAGCCTCAACGAAACGCTGGATGACGAAAACAAAGAGAATATTACCGGGATCATCCGAAACCTTCAATCCAGCACCGGATCGTTAAATCAGCTGATCCAGAGTAAGCAATCAGATCTGGATGCTATGATTACTTCAGCAAAGCAAACCATGCAAAACATGGACGATCTTAGCTCTGAAAACAAAGAAAAGCTGAACTCACTCATCACCAACCTGGAAGCCACCAGTGCTGAATTGGAAACGCTGAGCTCCGGCCTAAATGAGACCAATCTTACCCTGAATGAGGTGCTAACCAAGATTAACAACGGAGAAGGAACCCTTGGAAAAATGGTTAACGACCCTTCTCTATACAATAATGTGGACAGCTTGTCATTCAATTTAAACCGGCTGATCAAAAACATGAATGATGAGCCCGGAAAATATTTGAAGCATATGAGACTCATTGAGGTATTTTAA
- the ribD gene encoding bifunctional diaminohydroxyphosphoribosylaminopyrimidine deaminase/5-amino-6-(5-phosphoribosylamino)uracil reductase RibD, producing the protein MPEQAPHSDEYWMQQALDLAKQAKGHVAPNPLVGCVIVSSDGKPVGQGYHKKFGEAHSEVNAVESVKDKKQLKDATVYVTLEPCSHQGKTPPCAPMLAKLPIKKVVIAMKDPNPDVDGKGILHLRNNGIEVEVGVLKKEAEKLNEFFIHHQTFGRPFITLKVAQTADGFIAAADGESQWITGDQSRKLVHKWRSEYDAVLVGRTTAMVDNPSLTVRHVSGRQPKRIVIDGPYELPKDLNLFSDKFEEKTTIITWNKEASATDADPMLKVMQQNYFRGEVLQVSKVDGHVDLRQSFKLLGEKGISSILVEGGQQLSSALIRQGLVDKLELFIAPKLLGAGTRSLINIGINKMKEIAELKEVSWTRVGDDILLTGYF; encoded by the coding sequence ATGCCCGAACAAGCTCCACATAGCGATGAATACTGGATGCAGCAAGCCCTGGATTTGGCCAAACAGGCTAAAGGACACGTTGCCCCAAATCCACTGGTGGGGTGCGTAATTGTATCGTCGGATGGGAAACCCGTTGGGCAGGGCTATCACAAAAAATTTGGGGAAGCTCATTCGGAAGTAAATGCGGTAGAGTCGGTTAAGGATAAGAAACAGCTTAAAGACGCTACGGTTTATGTAACACTGGAACCATGTTCGCACCAGGGTAAAACCCCTCCCTGCGCCCCAATGCTGGCTAAACTTCCCATCAAAAAAGTGGTAATTGCCATGAAGGATCCGAATCCGGATGTGGACGGAAAAGGAATTTTGCACCTTCGAAATAATGGAATTGAAGTAGAGGTCGGTGTGCTTAAAAAAGAGGCAGAAAAACTGAATGAGTTTTTTATCCACCATCAAACATTCGGCCGGCCTTTTATCACGCTGAAAGTAGCCCAGACTGCCGATGGTTTTATAGCCGCTGCCGATGGAGAATCGCAGTGGATTACCGGAGATCAATCCCGAAAGTTGGTTCACAAGTGGCGCTCCGAGTATGATGCCGTTTTGGTTGGCAGAACTACAGCCATGGTCGATAATCCAAGCCTAACGGTTCGTCATGTTTCCGGTCGTCAGCCCAAGCGTATCGTGATTGACGGCCCCTATGAACTGCCCAAAGATCTGAATCTTTTTTCGGATAAGTTTGAGGAAAAGACCACCATCATCACCTGGAATAAAGAAGCCTCTGCCACCGATGCCGACCCCATGCTGAAAGTTATGCAGCAGAATTATTTTCGGGGAGAAGTGCTGCAGGTTTCCAAAGTAGATGGACATGTGGATTTGCGGCAGTCGTTTAAGCTGCTTGGAGAAAAGGGCATTTCTTCGATTTTAGTAGAAGGTGGTCAACAGCTCTCTTCCGCCTTAATCCGGCAGGGCCTTGTGGATAAACTTGAACTATTTATAGCCCCGAAGTTGTTGGGAGCCGGAACCCGATCGCTAATTAACATTGGCATCAACAAAATGAAAGAAATTGCCGAACTTAAGGAGGTCAGCTGGACCCGGGTCGGCGATGATATATTATTAACCGGATATTTTTAA
- a CDS encoding SurA N-terminal domain-containing protein, protein MRNSTGVILWVLIGSFGLLWVLSDVNFFEAMQAGPSSLGSVNGDKISNEEYQSRIQYYSNAYSQQTGNSMTPEMRAYYETQAWNELVNSRLLRQKMDDLGITVSDQEVLDMVYGENPAPVIRQNFTREDGTIDRAAVQQVLSSSEFSQQAVALEMQLREQRRQQKLNNYISAGLQVTEGEVEREFVKNNSTANVNYIRFPYSEVTEQQLEVSDAELREYYNKNRERYSRDESYRIQYVTFSKLPTASDTAQIVEDVRELITPFENSESDSLFLARQGSSNQYQNAFVSEDDIREEYTPVLDLEVGEVSDVILTSNQAAILKKTAEQGNEVKFQIMSYNIQALPSTIDEANEAAADFEFFASEESSFDEEAETRGLEVKEAFATKGNDFISGLGSSKQIMNFLETADEGDISNTLELSSDFVVLRVEEITPEGYRPFEEVKSQVETLVKVERRKELTVEKVENLLAQNQTLSALAESTDKEIRNEDNLRASATVLPGAGREPRVVGAIFALDEGETSGVIAGNSAAFVVELISKMEADLANLTPDQRQTIRQRLEQQKTQEFTSIWLEQLREAANIVDNRDRLLRQ, encoded by the coding sequence ATGAGAAACAGTACCGGTGTCATCTTGTGGGTGCTGATTGGATCTTTTGGCCTTCTGTGGGTTTTGTCTGATGTAAACTTTTTTGAAGCCATGCAGGCCGGACCAAGTTCATTAGGTAGTGTGAATGGTGATAAGATCTCCAATGAAGAATATCAAAGCCGTATCCAGTATTATTCTAATGCATACAGCCAGCAAACCGGAAATTCAATGACACCGGAAATGCGTGCATATTATGAAACTCAGGCCTGGAATGAGTTGGTTAACTCCCGCTTGCTCCGCCAAAAAATGGACGACTTAGGCATCACCGTTTCCGACCAGGAAGTGCTGGACATGGTATATGGAGAGAATCCTGCCCCTGTAATTCGTCAAAACTTTACCCGCGAAGACGGTACTATTGACCGCGCAGCCGTACAGCAAGTTCTTTCTTCCAGTGAGTTTTCTCAACAAGCTGTTGCCCTTGAAATGCAACTCCGCGAGCAGCGCCGTCAGCAAAAACTGAACAACTATATTTCGGCCGGACTTCAGGTAACTGAGGGAGAAGTGGAAAGAGAGTTTGTGAAGAATAACAGCACGGCAAACGTAAATTACATTCGCTTTCCTTACAGTGAAGTAACCGAGCAACAGCTGGAAGTTTCTGATGCAGAACTTCGCGAATATTACAACAAAAACAGAGAGCGCTACAGCCGCGACGAAAGCTATCGTATTCAGTACGTTACATTCAGCAAGCTTCCAACCGCCAGCGATACGGCTCAAATTGTGGAAGATGTTCGTGAACTGATAACTCCTTTTGAGAATTCTGAAAGCGACTCTTTGTTCCTGGCTCGTCAAGGCTCCTCTAATCAGTATCAAAATGCTTTTGTGTCTGAAGATGACATCCGGGAAGAATACACTCCCGTTCTTGATCTTGAAGTTGGAGAAGTTTCTGACGTAATCCTGACTTCTAACCAGGCCGCTATTCTTAAGAAAACAGCCGAGCAGGGTAATGAAGTTAAGTTTCAAATCATGAGCTATAACATTCAGGCGCTGCCATCTACCATAGATGAAGCAAACGAGGCTGCCGCCGACTTTGAGTTCTTTGCCTCAGAGGAATCCTCATTCGACGAAGAAGCTGAAACCCGCGGGCTTGAAGTGAAAGAAGCGTTTGCAACCAAGGGGAATGATTTTATTTCCGGCCTTGGAAGCAGTAAGCAAATTATGAATTTCCTGGAAACAGCTGATGAAGGTGATATTTCCAACACATTGGAACTAAGCTCCGATTTTGTTGTGCTTCGGGTTGAAGAGATCACCCCGGAAGGCTATCGTCCTTTTGAGGAAGTGAAGTCACAAGTAGAAACCCTGGTAAAAGTTGAGCGACGCAAAGAATTGACCGTTGAGAAAGTGGAAAATCTTTTAGCTCAGAACCAAACCCTTTCTGCTTTAGCTGAGAGCACCGATAAAGAAATTCGCAATGAAGACAACCTTCGCGCCAGCGCAACCGTACTTCCCGGAGCGGGACGAGAGCCTCGTGTGGTAGGTGCCATTTTTGCCCTGGATGAAGGCGAAACGTCCGGAGTTATTGCCGGAAACAGCGCCGCTTTTGTAGTCGAGTTGATCAGCAAAATGGAAGCTGATTTAGCCAACTTAACTCCCGACCAGCGACAAACTATTCGTCAGCGTCTGGAGCAGCAAAAAACTCAGGAGTTCACCTCTATTTGGTTAGAGCAACTTCGTGAAGCCGCTAACATCGTGGACAACCGCGACCGACTGCTTCGGCAATAG